The region GGTGTGATTCGAGGATTCGCGTGCGCATGCTCCCCCAGCTCGACGTCCTCTCTTCGTGTTTTCCGGTGATGCTGGCTCCCATGGCCGGTGTGACCGATCGCCCCTTCCGGCGCTTGGCCCGACGGTTTGGCTGTCCCGTGACCTGGACCGAAATGGTGGCCAGCGCCGAGCTGCTGCGCGGTCGGGGCCGGGGCGTGTTCGATGCCCCAGAGGAAGACGGTATCCTCGCGGTGCAACTCGCGGGGCGCGATCCCGAGGTGCTGGCCGACGCGGCCCGTCTGGCCCAGGACCGGGGGGCGGCTTTGATTGATCTCAACATGGGCTGCCCCGTGCGCAAGGTGGTGGGCGGCTTGGGCGGCGCCGCCTTGATGCGTGACGAATCCCTGGCCCAGCGCCTCATGGAGCGGGTGGTGAGCGCGGTCTCGGTGCCGGTCTCGGTCAAAATGCGCCTGGGCTGGGATGACACCACCCGCAATGCGCCCGCCCTGGCCCGTTTGGCCGAGGCGGCCGGGGTGCGTCTGATCACCGTGCATGGCCGCACCCGGGCGCAGCAGTACGAGGGGCGGGCCGATTGGGCGGCAATTGAGGCGGTCAAGGCGGCGGTGCGTGTGCCTGTCATCGCCAACGGCGATATCAAAACGACGGCGGATGCCCAGGAAGCCTTGGCCCGCTCGGGCGCCGATGGCGTGATGATCGGTCGGGCCAGCTTGGGCGCGCCCTGGGTGGCGGGGAACATCGCCCGCGCTCTCGCCCAGCCTGACGCTTCCCCGGCCGAACCGACCCTGGATGAGCGGTGCATGATCATGGAGGAGCATCTGGAGGGCTTGCTTGATGCCCATGGCCCCCATCGAGGGCTGCGGGTTTCGCGCAAGCACATGGTCTGGTATGGCGCCGGTCTGCCCGAGGGGGCGGCCTGGAGCCGGCGGTACATGGCCGCCGACACCCCCGACGAGGCCAGGCGGCTGATCCGCACCCTGGCCTCCTTCGTTTCTTCGGGTCCCGGAAGGTGCTTGCCGTGAAGACCACCCTGTTGCGCCGCCGCCTTGCCTCCCGGCCGGCTCCCTTGGATCCGGCCTTGGTCCTGAACGCCGTTGCCGCCGTCATCATCGTCATTGATGAGACGGACACGGTGGTTCACATCAACGCCGCCGGCGAGCAGATGTTCGAGGCGACCGCTCCCCATTTGCTGGGCAGTGCGCTCGTTGATCTCATTCCCGGCGACAACCCCTTGTTTGGCCTCATCGATAAGGTGCGGCGCAATCACTCGACCTTTTCCGAGTACGGGGTCCCCCTGGACACCCCGCGCACCGGCCCCCGGACCCTGACGGTCCAGGTGTCCCCCCTGGTCGAGCATGAAAACTGGGTGACGATCTCGCTTAACGAACTGTCCATGGCCCTCAAGATTGGCCAGCAGATGAGCC is a window of Pararhodospirillum photometricum DSM 122 DNA encoding:
- the dusB gene encoding tRNA dihydrouridine synthase DusB, which produces MLPQLDVLSSCFPVMLAPMAGVTDRPFRRLARRFGCPVTWTEMVASAELLRGRGRGVFDAPEEDGILAVQLAGRDPEVLADAARLAQDRGAALIDLNMGCPVRKVVGGLGGAALMRDESLAQRLMERVVSAVSVPVSVKMRLGWDDTTRNAPALARLAEAAGVRLITVHGRTRAQQYEGRADWAAIEAVKAAVRVPVIANGDIKTTADAQEALARSGADGVMIGRASLGAPWVAGNIARALAQPDASPAEPTLDERCMIMEEHLEGLLDAHGPHRGLRVSRKHMVWYGAGLPEGAAWSRRYMAADTPDEARRLIRTLASFVSSGPGRCLP